The DNA window TACAACGTCTCGCCTGCGACGATCCACCGCGCCGTGGCGACCCTGCGGGAGCAGGGTGTGCTGGTCGGCCGCCCGGGGCGCGGCGTCTTCGTTGCGGAGGCCGCACAGCGCCGACCGGGTTGAGTCGCTGACGCCGGTGCACGCCCGTGACGCGGTGGGCTGGCAGCCGGCCGAGCCGCGTGGCCGGCGTCCGCGCCGTGTGGGGGGAG is part of the Micromonospora olivasterospora genome and encodes:
- a CDS encoding winged helix-turn-helix domain-containing protein yields the protein MPIPPTMTELIQDLLRRIEVGEFQPGSQIPSTKQLSDHYNVSPATIHRAVATLREQGVLVGRPGRGVFVAEAAQRRPG